One segment of uncultured Propionivibrio sp. DNA contains the following:
- a CDS encoding aldehyde dehydrogenase family protein, which yields MTELRISEGDVAALPVLPLWIDGHAYLSVCRQYGVLPRAASGVPVRRFPVCGSTEVVRACASARNALAETVDGTSSPEAVWRAWADLVERYHGHLTGLLQEDSGWPAEVAAAEVTAVATCLRDAFNAGPRCLAIIGPEAAAPVSGALRAALPILRADGCVIVLSSSQAPSVMVALAELSARAGLRSGVFSLLHGDATTWAALCAQPGVTRLTDAAVPD from the coding sequence ATGACTGAATTGAGGATTTCCGAGGGCGATGTTGCCGCGTTGCCCGTCTTGCCGCTCTGGATCGATGGCCATGCCTATCTGAGCGTGTGCCGGCAATACGGCGTGTTGCCCCGTGCGGCGTCGGGCGTGCCGGTGCGGCGGTTTCCGGTGTGCGGCTCGACCGAAGTCGTGCGTGCCTGCGCGTCGGCGCGCAATGCCCTGGCGGAAACCGTCGATGGAACGTCCTCGCCGGAGGCGGTCTGGCGCGCATGGGCCGATCTGGTCGAGCGCTATCACGGGCATTTGACGGGTTTGCTGCAGGAGGATTCGGGCTGGCCGGCGGAAGTGGCGGCGGCCGAAGTAACCGCGGTGGCCACGTGTCTGCGTGACGCGTTCAATGCCGGGCCGCGTTGCCTTGCCATCATCGGACCGGAGGCGGCCGCGCCTGTGTCGGGCGCGTTGCGTGCCGCGCTGCCGATTCTGCGGGCGGACGGTTGTGTTATCGTTTTGTCATCATCGCAGGCGCCGTCCGTCATGGTGGCACTGGCCGAGTTGAGCGCGCGTGCCGGACTGCGGTCCGGGGTGTTCTCGCTTCTTCACGGCGATGCCACGACTTGGGCCGCGCTGTGCGCGCAGCCAGGCGTGACGCGCTTGACGGACGCGGCGGTGCCGGACTGA
- a CDS encoding IclR family transcriptional regulator: protein MATPSEAKGSIQVIERMMSLLDVLAETNDAATLKTLSQATGLHPSTAHRILAVMAHARLVERQENSTYALGIRLLELGNIVKSRISIGAVARPFMQELHNQIGEAVNLGIRDQDDIVYVERTSSGRSLVRVVYLVGGRAPLHLTSLGKLFLASDTPTEVRAYAKRTGLPGKTAHSLTRIEMLEAELATIRQTAIAYDMEEAEIGLRCVATPILDDEGKIVAGLSVSAPTDRHRDTWVAQIKQTAEEISRALGYRPTAHR, encoded by the coding sequence ATGGCAACTCCCTCCGAAGCCAAGGGTTCAATTCAGGTCATCGAACGCATGATGTCGCTGCTCGACGTCCTCGCCGAGACGAACGATGCGGCAACCCTAAAGACACTCTCGCAGGCCACCGGCCTGCACCCCTCGACCGCCCATCGCATTCTCGCCGTGATGGCGCACGCTCGCCTGGTCGAGCGACAGGAAAACAGCACCTATGCCCTCGGCATCCGCCTGCTGGAACTCGGCAACATCGTCAAGTCACGCATCAGCATTGGCGCCGTCGCACGCCCGTTCATGCAGGAACTGCACAACCAGATCGGCGAAGCCGTCAACCTAGGCATCCGCGACCAGGACGACATCGTCTACGTCGAGCGCACCTCAAGCGGGCGCTCACTGGTCCGCGTCGTTTACCTCGTTGGCGGACGCGCGCCGCTGCACCTGACCTCGCTCGGAAAACTGTTCCTGGCCTCGGACACTCCGACGGAGGTTCGCGCCTACGCCAAGCGCACCGGACTGCCGGGCAAGACTGCGCACTCGCTGACGCGAATCGAAATGCTCGAGGCAGAATTGGCGACCATCCGGCAAACCGCGATCGCCTACGACATGGAGGAAGCGGAAATCGGACTGCGCTGTGTCGCCACGCCGATCCTCGATGATGAGGGCAAGATCGTCGCCGGCCTGTCGGTCTCGGCACCGACGGATCGCCATCGGGACACTTGGGTGGCACAGATCAAGCAAACCGCCGAAGAAATTTCGCGCGCGCTCGGTTATAGACCGACAGCACATCGCTAA